A single genomic interval of Rhizobium leguminosarum bv. trifolii WSM1325 harbors:
- a CDS encoding phosphoribosylformimino-5-aminoimidazole carboxamide ribotide isomerase (KEGG: ret:RHE_CH00043 1-(5-phosphoribosyl)-5-[(5-phosphoribosylamino)methylideneamino] imidazole-4-carboxamide isomerase~TIGRFAM: phosphoribosylformimino-5-aminoimidazole carboxamide ribotide isomerase~PFAM: histidine biosynthesis protein), with amino-acid sequence MILFPAIDLKGGQCVRLKLGDMQQATVYNTDPAAQARSFEDQGFEWLHVVDLDGAFAGHSANGDAVEAILKATDNPVQLGGGIRTLDHIEAWLSRGLRRVILGTVAVRNPALVIEACRKFPGHVAVGIDAKGGKVAVEGWAEASELGIIELAKKFEGAGVAAIIYTDIDRDGILAGINWTSTLELADAVSIPVIASGGLASLDDIRRMLEPDARKLEGAISGRALYDGRIDPKEALALIKAARTKETV; translated from the coding sequence ATGATCCTTTTTCCCGCGATCGACCTGAAAGGCGGCCAATGCGTCCGCCTGAAGCTCGGCGACATGCAACAGGCAACGGTCTACAACACCGACCCGGCCGCCCAGGCGAGATCCTTCGAAGATCAGGGTTTCGAATGGCTGCATGTGGTCGATCTCGACGGCGCCTTTGCGGGACATTCGGCCAATGGCGATGCCGTCGAAGCGATCTTGAAGGCAACTGACAATCCCGTACAGCTCGGCGGCGGCATTCGCACGCTCGATCATATCGAGGCCTGGCTGTCGCGCGGGCTGCGGCGCGTCATTCTCGGCACCGTCGCGGTCAGAAATCCGGCGCTGGTGATCGAGGCCTGCCGGAAATTTCCTGGTCATGTCGCCGTCGGCATCGATGCCAAGGGCGGCAAGGTGGCCGTCGAGGGTTGGGCGGAGGCCTCCGAACTCGGTATCATTGAACTCGCCAAGAAATTCGAGGGCGCCGGCGTCGCCGCGATCATCTACACCGATATCGACCGTGACGGCATCCTGGCCGGCATCAACTGGACTTCGACGCTGGAACTTGCCGACGCCGTTTCCATTCCCGTCATCGCCTCGGGCGGCCTTGCCTCTCTCGACGATATCCGCCGCATGCTGGAGCCGGATGCTCGGAAGCTGGAAGGGGCGATTTCAGGCCGTGCGCTTTATGACGGCCGTATCGATCCCAAGGAAGCGCTGGCGCTGATCAAGGCGGCCCGGACCAAGGAGACCGTGTAA